In the genome of Acidimicrobiia bacterium, one region contains:
- a CDS encoding LiaF-related protein, with protein MKRAWMKFIKWALLFDLVALIAAQVAKQLIPEVGDEDSDVFQTVTMTGGRNWVGKAEALRSGTVITGMGGMEMDLTMVTLDPAGAHLKVITIMGGVEIRVPRGWNVELKGWAFMGGHANSARKQEVPDDAPHLIIEASTVMGGVAVTPAKEVTRL; from the coding sequence ATGAAACGTGCATGGATGAAGTTCATTAAGTGGGCCCTGCTATTCGATCTGGTGGCCCTCATCGCGGCCCAGGTTGCCAAGCAGTTGATCCCAGAAGTAGGCGATGAAGACAGCGACGTGTTCCAGACGGTGACCATGACCGGAGGTCGGAACTGGGTCGGCAAGGCTGAGGCGTTGCGATCCGGGACGGTGATCACGGGGATGGGTGGCATGGAGATGGACCTCACTATGGTGACTCTCGACCCGGCGGGCGCCCACCTCAAGGTCATCACGATCATGGGAGGCGTCGAGATCCGCGTGCCGCGCGGATGGAACGTCGAGTTGAAGGGCTGGGCGTTCATGGGAGGTCATGCCAACAGCGCCAGGAAACAGGAGGTCCCCGACGACGCTCCGCATCTGATCATCGAGGCCTCGACGGTGATGGGCGGTGTGGCGGTGACTCCGGCGAAGGAAGTGACTCGCCTGTAG